The Corallococcus exiguus genome has a window encoding:
- a CDS encoding cell division protein FtsQ/DivIB encodes MAFGKSKNRRRLDAAPRNDAVTGAVRSHGPSVAKALGLAVATAGLIWGGIELRAWAVVSPRFALESVNFSGLERASRPELLKLSGLTAGQNLWTLDPAALARSMGQHPWVRTVEVTRRFPRGVSVEVTEHAPAALAVLGDLYVLDEEGEPFKRVTPGDGLDLPLVTGMERDAYVADPDAVRSKFRDALDVTRAYARLLPGRSERLSEVRLENTGLALVTATGQEVRLGAGDTEVKLQRLARVRRELSTRGLAAAIIRLDNRARPGWVAVRLSSGSDSVRSGDSTQ; translated from the coding sequence ATGGCCTTCGGAAAATCCAAGAATCGCCGCCGCCTGGACGCCGCACCGCGCAATGACGCGGTGACGGGCGCGGTCCGTTCGCACGGGCCGTCGGTGGCGAAGGCGCTGGGGTTGGCGGTGGCGACGGCGGGGCTCATCTGGGGCGGCATCGAGCTGCGCGCCTGGGCGGTGGTGTCGCCGCGCTTCGCGCTGGAGTCGGTGAACTTCTCCGGCCTGGAGCGCGCGTCGCGCCCGGAGCTCCTGAAGCTGTCCGGGCTGACGGCGGGGCAGAACCTGTGGACGCTGGACCCGGCCGCGCTGGCGCGGTCCATGGGGCAGCACCCCTGGGTGCGCACGGTGGAGGTGACGCGGCGGTTTCCGCGCGGCGTGTCCGTGGAGGTGACGGAGCACGCACCCGCGGCGCTGGCGGTGCTGGGCGACCTGTACGTGCTGGACGAGGAGGGCGAGCCCTTCAAGCGCGTCACCCCGGGGGACGGGCTGGACTTACCGCTCGTCACGGGCATGGAGCGCGACGCGTACGTGGCGGACCCGGACGCGGTGCGTTCGAAGTTCCGCGACGCGCTGGATGTAACCCGTGCTTATGCGCGGTTGTTGCCCGGGCGATCCGAGCGGCTTTCTGAAGTGCGCCTGGAGAACACCGGGCTTGCGCTGGTGACGGCGACGGGGCAGGAGGTTCGCCTCGGTGCTGGCGATACGGAAGTCAAGCTCCAGCGGCTGGCGCGCGTTCGACGCGAGCTCAGCACAAGGGGGCTTGCGGCCGCGATCATTCGCCTGGATAACCGTGCCCGACCGGGTTGGGTGGCGGTGAGGCTTTCGAGTGGGTCCGACTCCGTGCGGAGCGGGGACTCGACGCAGTGA
- a CDS encoding D-alanine--D-alanine ligase gives MSIGPRGFTPAELKAKRVGVLYGGLSSEREVSLRTGAAVTGALKGLGYDVVEIDVGKDLPARLIAEKVDVAWLALHGRFGEDGCIQGLLEAMFIPYTGSGVMASAVGMDKVYAKEIFVARGIPTPPYRAFDSAEAALAEGDRLPFPFPVVVKPSREGSSVGVHICKTREDYTAAVQDASKHAGTLLVEQFIKGREVQGGVLDNEALGVIEVKAAREFYDYEAKYKAGSGTQYLFPAPLPPDLYARVNEVSLGAHKALGCSGGSRSDVIVTEGGDVFLLEINTLPGMTASSLLPKIAAGRGIDFPALCERLLQGASLKA, from the coding sequence ATGAGCATCGGTCCCCGAGGCTTCACCCCCGCTGAGTTGAAGGCGAAGCGCGTCGGCGTGCTGTACGGCGGCCTCTCCAGCGAGCGCGAGGTGTCCCTGCGCACGGGCGCCGCGGTGACGGGCGCCCTCAAGGGGCTGGGCTACGACGTGGTGGAAATCGACGTGGGCAAGGACCTGCCCGCGCGCCTCATCGCGGAGAAGGTGGACGTGGCGTGGCTCGCGCTGCACGGCCGCTTCGGCGAGGACGGCTGCATCCAGGGCCTGCTGGAGGCCATGTTCATCCCCTACACCGGCAGCGGCGTGATGGCCTCCGCCGTGGGCATGGACAAGGTGTACGCGAAGGAGATCTTCGTCGCGCGCGGCATCCCCACGCCCCCCTACCGCGCCTTCGACTCGGCGGAAGCCGCGCTCGCGGAAGGTGACCGGCTGCCGTTCCCCTTCCCGGTGGTGGTGAAGCCCAGCCGCGAGGGCAGCAGCGTGGGCGTGCACATCTGCAAGACGCGCGAGGACTACACCGCCGCCGTCCAGGACGCCTCGAAGCACGCGGGCACGCTCCTGGTGGAGCAGTTCATCAAGGGCCGTGAGGTCCAGGGCGGGGTCCTGGACAACGAGGCCCTGGGCGTCATCGAAGTGAAGGCCGCCCGCGAGTTCTACGACTACGAAGCGAAGTACAAGGCCGGCAGCGGTACTCAGTATCTCTTCCCCGCGCCGCTGCCCCCGGACCTGTACGCGCGCGTCAACGAGGTCTCCCTGGGCGCGCACAAGGCGCTGGGGTGTTCCGGCGGCTCGCGCTCGGACGTCATCGTCACGGAAGGTGGCGACGTCTTCCTGCTGGAAATCAACACGCTGCCCGGAATGACGGCCTCCAGCCTCCTGCCCAAAATCGCGGCGGGGCGGGGCATCGACTTCCCGGCCCTCTGTGAGCGGCTGCTCCAGGGCGCTTCGCTCAAGGCTTGA
- the murB gene encoding UDP-N-acetylmuramate dehydrogenase codes for MQAGEVTPLAARVARLPGLDVKPGEPLAPLISVRVGGPAEALVRPRSPDALVELLRLSRDEGIPVTVLGGGANTLVGDGGVPGLTVKLPPDLFPEGLDVGPDDGRVTLGTGAAIARLVNVMRAQGLVGAEFLAGIPGTLGGAVTMNAGTKNGECFRVVEAIEVATADGVGWLDKAQVPHTYRHATLPAGGIVTRVRFHLPKGDVVASKAAMDADLGYRKRTQPLSQPNFGSVFTNPPGDHAGRLIELVGLKGHTLGRAQVSTLHANWIVNLGGAAARDVRGLITLMQERVKEATGVVMHPEVKFVGVFLP; via the coding sequence ATGCAGGCGGGCGAGGTGACACCTCTGGCGGCGCGCGTGGCGCGGCTGCCGGGCCTGGACGTGAAGCCGGGCGAGCCCCTGGCGCCGCTCATCAGCGTGCGCGTAGGCGGCCCCGCGGAGGCGCTGGTGCGTCCGCGCTCTCCGGACGCGCTGGTGGAACTGCTGCGCCTGTCCCGCGACGAGGGCATCCCCGTGACGGTGCTGGGCGGCGGGGCCAACACGCTGGTGGGCGACGGCGGCGTGCCGGGGCTCACCGTGAAGCTGCCCCCGGATTTGTTCCCGGAAGGACTGGACGTGGGCCCGGACGACGGCCGGGTGACGCTGGGCACGGGCGCGGCCATTGCCCGGCTGGTCAACGTGATGCGCGCGCAGGGCCTGGTGGGCGCGGAGTTCCTCGCGGGCATCCCCGGCACCCTGGGCGGCGCGGTCACCATGAACGCCGGCACCAAGAACGGCGAGTGCTTCCGCGTGGTGGAGGCCATTGAGGTCGCCACCGCGGACGGGGTGGGGTGGCTGGACAAAGCGCAGGTGCCTCACACCTACCGTCACGCCACGCTGCCCGCGGGAGGTATCGTCACCCGCGTGCGCTTCCATCTTCCCAAGGGCGATGTCGTGGCCAGCAAGGCGGCCATGGACGCGGACCTGGGCTACCGCAAGCGCACGCAGCCCTTGAGTCAGCCCAACTTCGGCAGCGTGTTCACCAACCCGCCGGGCGACCACGCCGGGCGGCTCATTGAACTCGTGGGCCTGAAGGGGCACACCCTGGGGCGCGCGCAGGTGTCCACCCTGCACGCGAACTGGATCGTCAACCTGGGCGGCGCGGCCGCTCGGGACGTGCGGGGCCTCATCACCCTGATGCAGGAGCGGGTGAAGGAAGCCACCGGCGTCGTCATGCACCCCGAAGTCAAATTCGTCGGAGTCTTCCTTCCATGA
- the murC gene encoding UDP-N-acetylmuramate--L-alanine ligase: MSSKTVSNKPGSLFKTRHAANVHFVGVGGIGMSGIAEVLLNLGYRVSGSDLRESDITRRLAKLGATLYEGHKASNLVHADVVVISSAVRKDNPEVVTARQRKIPVIPRAEMLAELMRLKYAVAVAGSHGKTTTTSMVATVLSAAGLDPTAVVGGKVNVLDSNAKLGKSELMVVEADESDGSFLKLHPSIAVVTNIDPEHMDHYGDLETLQSAFVEFCNRVPFYGLNVLCLDNPNVQALLPRIEKRFVTYGSSHMADYRLEGISLDGFTTTFRAFRRDEDLGEFRVRMVGAHNAFNALAVVAIAEEMDIPLETVRSALAEFGGVQRRFTVRGEVGGVTVVDDYGHHPTEVMATLSGARRAFGRRVVAAFQPHRYTRTHDLMKEFATSFNDADVLFVTSVYAAGEEPIPGATGDALAEAIRAHGHRDVTFVEKRADVAKALHERVLEGDLVLTLGAGDITQVGPDLLNLMGAAKGG; the protein is encoded by the coding sequence ATGAGCAGCAAGACCGTCAGCAACAAGCCCGGCAGCCTCTTCAAGACGCGCCACGCGGCAAACGTGCACTTCGTGGGCGTGGGCGGCATCGGCATGAGCGGCATCGCGGAGGTGCTGCTCAACCTGGGCTACCGCGTCTCCGGTTCGGACCTGCGCGAGAGCGACATCACCCGCCGCCTGGCGAAGCTGGGCGCCACGCTCTACGAGGGCCACAAGGCGTCCAACCTGGTGCACGCGGACGTGGTGGTCATCTCCTCCGCGGTGCGCAAGGACAACCCGGAGGTGGTGACGGCGCGCCAGCGCAAGATTCCCGTCATCCCTCGCGCGGAGATGCTCGCGGAGTTGATGCGCCTGAAGTACGCGGTCGCCGTCGCCGGCAGCCACGGCAAGACGACGACGACGTCCATGGTGGCCACGGTGCTGTCCGCGGCGGGCCTGGACCCCACGGCGGTGGTGGGCGGCAAGGTGAACGTGCTCGACTCCAACGCCAAGCTGGGCAAGAGCGAGCTGATGGTGGTGGAGGCGGACGAGTCCGACGGCAGCTTCCTCAAGCTGCACCCGTCCATCGCGGTCGTCACCAACATCGACCCGGAGCACATGGACCACTACGGCGACCTGGAGACACTCCAGTCCGCCTTCGTGGAGTTCTGCAACCGCGTTCCCTTCTACGGCCTCAACGTGCTGTGCCTGGACAACCCCAACGTCCAGGCCCTGCTGCCGCGCATCGAGAAGCGCTTCGTCACGTACGGCAGCTCGCACATGGCGGACTACCGGCTGGAGGGCATCTCGCTGGACGGCTTCACCACCACCTTCCGCGCCTTCCGCCGGGACGAGGACCTGGGTGAGTTCCGCGTGCGCATGGTGGGCGCGCACAACGCCTTCAACGCGCTGGCGGTGGTGGCCATCGCGGAGGAGATGGACATCCCGCTGGAGACAGTGCGCTCCGCGCTGGCGGAGTTCGGCGGCGTGCAGCGCCGCTTCACCGTGCGCGGCGAGGTGGGCGGCGTCACCGTGGTGGACGACTACGGGCACCACCCCACGGAGGTCATGGCCACGCTGTCCGGCGCGCGCCGCGCCTTCGGCCGCCGGGTGGTGGCCGCCTTCCAGCCGCACCGCTACACGCGAACGCACGACCTGATGAAGGAGTTCGCCACCTCGTTCAACGACGCGGACGTGCTCTTCGTCACCAGCGTCTACGCGGCGGGCGAGGAGCCGATTCCCGGCGCCACCGGCGACGCGCTGGCGGAGGCCATCCGCGCGCACGGCCACCGCGACGTGACGTTCGTGGAGAAGCGCGCGGACGTGGCGAAGGCGCTCCACGAGCGCGTGCTCGAGGGCGACCTGGTCCTGACGCTCGGCGCGGGCGACATCACCCAGGTGGGCCCCGACCTGCTCAACCTGATGGGCGCGGCGAAGGGCGGGTAG
- the murG gene encoding undecaprenyldiphospho-muramoylpentapeptide beta-N-acetylglucosaminyltransferase, giving the protein MKVLIAGGGTGGHLFPGIALAEEVVTRHPANEVVFVGTEKGLEARVVPKEGYPLELVKVQGLKGKGFIGLLKGLIALPMAFLASFRILSRHKPDVVVGVGGYASGPVVLAAWLMGIPTAIQEQNALPGLTNKVLGRIVKVVFTSFEEARNHFPEAKVQMIGNPIRKKLMDNYLRSSSAHEKFSVLIFGGSLGARGLNNRVLDALDSLGDVKGQLDIVHQTGKLDLENVTKGYADKGFADVAQVVEFIDDMSSAYAKADLVICRAGATSLAELTVCKKPSILVPFPHATDNHQEVNARALVDAGAAIMFRESELTGQKLAETLRGLMTDPAKLKQMAKKAGIFGRPAAAKELADVCVDLTTQAWGPGGRDRGQKDVKKAPGSKA; this is encoded by the coding sequence GTGAAGGTGCTCATCGCGGGCGGCGGCACCGGCGGCCATCTGTTCCCGGGCATCGCGCTGGCGGAGGAGGTCGTCACTCGCCACCCCGCCAACGAAGTGGTGTTCGTGGGCACGGAGAAGGGCCTGGAGGCGCGCGTGGTGCCCAAGGAGGGCTACCCGCTGGAGCTGGTGAAGGTGCAGGGGCTCAAGGGCAAGGGATTCATCGGCCTGCTCAAGGGGCTCATCGCGCTGCCCATGGCATTCCTCGCGTCGTTCCGCATCCTGTCGCGCCACAAGCCGGACGTGGTGGTGGGCGTGGGCGGCTACGCGAGCGGCCCGGTGGTGCTGGCCGCGTGGCTGATGGGCATCCCCACGGCCATCCAGGAGCAGAACGCACTGCCCGGGCTCACCAACAAGGTGCTGGGCCGCATCGTGAAGGTCGTCTTCACCTCCTTCGAGGAAGCGCGCAACCACTTCCCCGAAGCCAAGGTGCAGATGATTGGCAACCCCATCCGCAAGAAGCTGATGGACAACTACCTGCGCAGCAGCTCCGCGCACGAGAAGTTCTCCGTCCTCATCTTCGGCGGCAGCCTGGGCGCGCGCGGCCTCAACAACCGCGTGCTGGACGCGCTGGACTCGCTGGGCGACGTGAAGGGGCAGCTCGACATCGTCCACCAGACGGGGAAGCTGGACCTGGAGAACGTGACGAAGGGCTACGCGGACAAGGGCTTCGCGGACGTGGCGCAGGTGGTGGAGTTCATCGACGACATGTCCTCCGCCTACGCGAAGGCGGACCTGGTCATCTGCCGCGCGGGCGCCACGTCCCTGGCGGAGCTGACGGTGTGCAAGAAGCCCAGCATCCTGGTGCCCTTCCCGCACGCCACGGACAACCACCAGGAAGTGAACGCCCGAGCGCTGGTGGACGCGGGCGCGGCCATCATGTTCCGCGAGTCGGAGCTCACCGGGCAGAAGCTGGCGGAAACGCTGCGCGGCCTGATGACGGACCCCGCGAAGCTCAAGCAGATGGCGAAGAAGGCGGGCATCTTCGGCCGCCCCGCCGCGGCGAAGGAGCTGGCGGACGTGTGCGTGGACCTGACCACCCAGGCCTGGGGCCCGGGCGGACGGGACCGCGGACAGAAGGACGTGAAGAAGGCACCCGGGAGCAAGGCATGA
- the ftsW gene encoding putative lipid II flippase FtsW, translating to MKTSPPTAPVRFDPILLCAVLALVTLGLVMTYSASAVLAQDKLGDSLYFLKRQLSAAGLGLVGMAVAMKLGWRKLARLAYPLLLVAIVLLIAVAIPGIGTTAGGARRWIRLPGFSLQPAEIAKFAWLVYLSYSLAKKREKVATFSIGFLPHLALCGILVFLCMLQPDFGSSVLLVFMLFVLLFAAGTKLSYLVGSILLALPLAFVAIATSPYRMKRILAFLDPWAHRHDVGYQVAESLMSIGSGGITGLGLGDGRQKLFFLPEAHTDFIFSILGEELGLIGVGLLVVLYAIVLWRGIRAALAAGETFGTYLGLGISSIIAFQATVNMCVAMGLLPTKGLTLPFVSYGGTSLVVLMGSAGVLLSLSANTQGASRPVRAGSSDLREVTA from the coding sequence ATGAAGACCTCTCCTCCGACCGCCCCCGTGCGGTTCGATCCGATTCTTCTCTGCGCGGTGCTGGCGCTCGTGACGCTGGGCCTGGTGATGACGTACTCGGCGAGCGCCGTGCTCGCGCAGGACAAGCTGGGCGACAGCCTCTACTTCCTCAAGCGCCAGCTGTCCGCGGCGGGCCTGGGGCTGGTGGGCATGGCGGTGGCCATGAAGCTGGGGTGGCGGAAGCTGGCGCGGCTGGCGTACCCGCTGCTGCTCGTCGCCATCGTGCTGCTCATCGCGGTGGCCATCCCCGGTATCGGCACCACGGCGGGCGGCGCGCGGCGGTGGATCCGCCTGCCGGGCTTCAGCCTGCAGCCGGCCGAAATCGCCAAGTTCGCGTGGCTCGTCTACCTGTCCTATTCGCTGGCGAAGAAGCGGGAGAAGGTGGCCACGTTCTCCATCGGCTTCCTGCCGCATCTGGCCCTGTGCGGCATCCTGGTGTTCTTGTGCATGCTCCAGCCGGACTTCGGCAGCAGCGTGCTGCTGGTGTTCATGCTCTTCGTGCTGCTGTTCGCGGCGGGCACGAAGCTGTCGTACCTGGTGGGCTCCATCCTGCTCGCGCTGCCGCTGGCCTTCGTCGCCATCGCGACCAGCCCCTACCGCATGAAGCGCATCCTCGCGTTCCTGGACCCGTGGGCCCACCGGCACGACGTGGGCTACCAGGTGGCGGAGTCGCTGATGTCCATCGGTTCTGGCGGCATCACCGGCCTGGGCCTGGGGGACGGCCGGCAGAAGCTGTTCTTCCTGCCGGAGGCGCACACGGACTTCATCTTCTCCATCCTCGGTGAGGAGCTGGGGCTCATCGGCGTGGGGCTGCTGGTGGTGCTGTACGCCATCGTCCTGTGGCGCGGCATCCGCGCGGCCCTGGCAGCGGGGGAGACGTTCGGCACGTACCTGGGCCTGGGCATCAGCTCCATCATCGCGTTCCAGGCCACGGTGAACATGTGCGTGGCCATGGGCCTGCTGCCCACGAAGGGCCTGACGCTGCCGTTCGTGTCCTACGGCGGCACGTCGCTGGTGGTGCTGATGGGCTCCGCGGGCGTGCTGCTGTCGCTCAGCGCGAACACCCAGGGCGCGTCGCGGCCGGTGCGCGCGGGCTCGTCGGACCTGCGGGAGGTGACGGCGTGA
- the murD gene encoding UDP-N-acetylmuramoyl-L-alanine--D-glutamate ligase, with amino-acid sequence MNPSLSGRNVAVFGLAKSGVAALRLLVQQGAKVTALDARSEDALGDVAKELHAKGVRLVTGATPPGLLTRQDLVVVSPGVPLSLPELEAARTSGVPVWGEIELAGRLLTGTRFLGITGTNGKSTTTALTGELYAKAGLRTFVGGNLGRPLAEAAMSPGDWDALVVELSSFQLEGIHQLKPTGAAILNLTPDHLDRYANHAVYGAAKARIFMNQDGASDFAVVNADDAAVMGLAASARVPVYGFSLTGRPVVDAPKLAGLAIARPGGFELEFAGESYTLTNRSLRGAHNAQNAMAAALLARLGGVAKDAVQAGLDSYLGLAHRLESVRVLDGVEWVNDSKATNVDSVLVALKAFAGDVWLIAGGKGKGAPYAPMVEAGQGKVKGVLTIGQDADALARAYANDAPVHACGTLDAAVAKAREVARAGDTVLLSPACASYDQFKNFEDRGDTFKRLVGAL; translated from the coding sequence ATGAATCCCTCGCTGTCCGGTCGGAATGTCGCGGTGTTCGGGCTGGCCAAGAGCGGCGTCGCGGCGCTGCGGCTTTTGGTCCAGCAAGGCGCGAAGGTGACGGCGCTGGACGCGCGCTCCGAGGACGCGCTCGGCGACGTCGCGAAGGAGCTGCACGCGAAGGGCGTGAGGCTCGTCACCGGCGCCACGCCCCCGGGGCTGCTCACCCGCCAGGACCTGGTGGTGGTGAGCCCGGGCGTGCCGCTGTCCCTGCCGGAGCTGGAGGCCGCGCGCACGTCGGGCGTCCCGGTGTGGGGCGAGATTGAACTCGCGGGCCGCCTCCTCACGGGCACCCGCTTCCTGGGCATCACCGGCACCAACGGCAAGAGCACCACCACGGCGCTCACCGGCGAGCTGTACGCGAAGGCGGGCCTGCGCACCTTCGTGGGCGGCAACCTGGGGCGCCCGTTGGCCGAGGCCGCCATGTCCCCCGGGGACTGGGACGCGCTGGTGGTGGAGCTGTCCAGCTTCCAACTGGAGGGCATCCACCAGCTCAAGCCAACGGGCGCGGCCATCCTCAATCTCACGCCGGACCACCTGGACCGCTACGCCAACCACGCCGTGTACGGCGCGGCCAAGGCGCGCATCTTCATGAACCAGGACGGCGCCAGCGACTTCGCCGTGGTGAACGCGGACGACGCGGCGGTGATGGGGCTGGCCGCCTCCGCGCGCGTGCCCGTGTACGGCTTCAGCCTCACGGGCCGCCCGGTGGTGGACGCGCCGAAGCTGGCGGGGCTGGCCATCGCGCGGCCCGGCGGCTTCGAGCTGGAGTTCGCGGGCGAGTCCTACACGCTCACCAACCGCTCACTCCGGGGCGCGCACAACGCGCAGAACGCGATGGCGGCGGCGCTGCTGGCCCGGCTGGGCGGCGTGGCGAAGGACGCGGTGCAGGCGGGGCTGGACAGCTACCTGGGCCTGGCGCACCGGCTGGAGAGCGTGCGCGTGCTGGACGGCGTGGAGTGGGTGAACGACTCCAAGGCCACCAACGTGGACTCCGTGCTGGTGGCGCTCAAGGCCTTCGCTGGCGACGTGTGGCTCATCGCGGGCGGCAAGGGCAAGGGCGCGCCGTACGCGCCCATGGTGGAGGCGGGGCAGGGCAAGGTGAAGGGCGTGCTCACCATTGGCCAGGACGCGGACGCGCTGGCGCGGGCGTACGCGAACGACGCGCCGGTGCACGCGTGCGGCACCTTGGACGCGGCGGTGGCGAAGGCGCGTGAGGTGGCCAGGGCGGGGGACACGGTCCTGCTGTCCCCGGCGTGCGCATCGTACGACCAGTTCAAGAACTTCGAGGACCGGGGCGACACGTTCAAGCGCCTCGTCGGGGCGCTCTGA
- the mraY gene encoding phospho-N-acetylmuramoyl-pentapeptide-transferase, whose translation MLYLLYELIQNTEAGRVLNFLRYPTFRIIAAGVFALLLGMLIGPRLIARLRLKQHGQSNVREDTPDSHQKKKGTPTMGGALILISIAAGTLLFADLKSRGVWVMILLTFSYGFIGFLDDWLKLSKRNSKGLAGRKKMALQTLFFLIAIFGLMCTWTKADGSFGPTLLIDTRLTLPFVPSHWFNPDLGWFYVVFAWVVIVGTSNAVNLTDGLDGLAIVPTIVSAVTFCVLCYVAGTTLHIADTETVNGVTRLTATPLYRYLGILQVPGGAELAVFCASIVGAGISFLWFNTYPASVFMGDIGSLALGGALGGLAVFSKNEVVSAIIHGIFFAEALSVMIQVTSFKMTGKRVFKMAPVHHHFELKGMAEPKIIVRFWIVAILCGGVALLSLKLR comes from the coding sequence GTGCTGTACCTTCTGTACGAGCTCATCCAGAACACCGAGGCCGGGCGCGTCCTCAACTTCCTGCGCTACCCGACCTTCCGCATCATCGCCGCGGGCGTCTTCGCCCTGCTCCTGGGGATGCTCATCGGCCCGCGCCTCATCGCGCGGCTGCGCTTGAAGCAGCACGGGCAGAGCAACGTGCGCGAGGACACCCCGGACAGCCACCAGAAGAAGAAGGGCACGCCCACCATGGGTGGCGCGCTCATCCTCATCAGCATCGCGGCGGGCACGCTGTTGTTCGCGGACCTGAAGTCCCGTGGCGTCTGGGTGATGATCCTCCTCACCTTCAGCTACGGCTTCATCGGCTTCCTGGACGACTGGCTCAAGCTGTCCAAGCGCAACTCCAAGGGCCTGGCCGGGCGCAAGAAGATGGCGCTGCAGACGCTCTTCTTCCTCATCGCCATCTTCGGCCTGATGTGCACGTGGACGAAGGCGGACGGCTCCTTCGGGCCCACGCTGCTCATCGACACGCGGCTGACGCTGCCGTTCGTGCCGTCCCATTGGTTCAACCCGGACCTGGGCTGGTTCTACGTGGTGTTCGCGTGGGTCGTCATCGTGGGCACGTCCAACGCGGTGAACCTCACGGACGGCCTGGACGGCCTGGCCATCGTCCCCACCATCGTGTCGGCGGTGACCTTCTGCGTGCTCTGCTACGTGGCGGGCACCACGCTGCACATCGCGGACACGGAGACGGTGAACGGCGTCACGCGGCTGACCGCCACGCCGCTGTACCGCTACCTGGGCATCCTCCAGGTGCCGGGCGGCGCGGAGCTGGCCGTCTTCTGCGCGAGCATCGTGGGCGCGGGCATCTCCTTCCTCTGGTTCAACACCTACCCCGCGTCCGTGTTCATGGGCGACATCGGCTCGCTGGCCCTGGGCGGCGCGCTGGGCGGGCTGGCCGTGTTCTCCAAGAACGAAGTGGTGTCCGCCATCATCCACGGCATCTTCTTCGCGGAGGCGCTCTCCGTGATGATCCAGGTGACGTCCTTCAAGATGACGGGCAAGCGCGTCTTCAAGATGGCGCCCGTGCACCACCACTTCGAGCTCAAGGGCATGGCCGAGCCGAAGATCATCGTGCGTTTCTGGATTGTCGCCATCCTCTGTGGTGGCGTGGCCCTGCTGTCCCTGAAACTGCGCTAG
- a CDS encoding UDP-N-acetylmuramoyl-tripeptide--D-alanyl-D-alanine ligase yields MAVRFSDDEVVQATGATRRGGPVEAGFPAVCTDTRSLTPGCLFVALQGERFDAHDFVDGAQRQGAAGAVVKRGRALPALPPGFALYEVDDTLAALGGLGALHRRRFQIPVAAVGGSNGKTTTKEMVGAILATRGPALKTEGNFNNEVGVPLTLFRLEPSHVAAVIEVGMNQPGEIERLTRKVQPDAGVITVVQPEHLEGLGSLEGVAEAEGEMFRELLPQATAVVNVDDALIVRQAARSVAKHLTFGRAEGADVRLTAVHTLGRDGMVATVRYQGKDWPVRLHFVGPHNAQNATAAFATALALGYSPEECVKGLESARPYARRLNIVDGRNGITVVDDCYNANPASMEAALVTLGTLVPEGGRAVAVLGDMLELGAGEAEEHARLGELVARHAKLVAFFGPRSSGGLGSADMGDSAAHFTEVEPLVAWLTPRLSPGDVVLVKASRGMRLERVVAALTGAAPPGGSH; encoded by the coding sequence ATGGCCGTTCGATTCTCCGATGACGAGGTGGTGCAGGCGACGGGTGCGACCCGGCGCGGGGGGCCCGTGGAAGCGGGCTTTCCCGCCGTCTGCACCGACACGCGGTCGCTCACCCCCGGGTGCCTCTTCGTGGCGCTGCAGGGCGAGCGCTTCGACGCCCACGACTTCGTGGACGGTGCCCAGCGCCAGGGAGCGGCCGGGGCGGTGGTGAAGCGGGGGAGGGCGTTGCCGGCCCTGCCCCCGGGCTTCGCCTTGTACGAAGTGGATGACACCCTGGCCGCGCTGGGCGGCCTGGGCGCGCTGCACCGCCGCCGCTTCCAGATTCCGGTCGCGGCGGTGGGGGGCTCCAACGGGAAGACGACCACCAAGGAGATGGTGGGCGCCATCCTGGCCACTCGGGGCCCGGCGCTGAAGACGGAGGGCAACTTCAACAACGAGGTGGGCGTCCCGCTCACGCTCTTCCGGCTGGAGCCGTCCCACGTGGCGGCCGTCATCGAAGTGGGGATGAACCAGCCGGGCGAAATCGAACGGCTCACCCGAAAGGTCCAGCCGGACGCCGGTGTCATCACCGTCGTCCAGCCGGAGCACCTGGAGGGGCTGGGCAGCCTGGAGGGCGTGGCGGAGGCGGAAGGGGAGATGTTCCGCGAACTGCTGCCCCAGGCCACTGCTGTCGTGAACGTGGACGACGCGCTCATCGTGCGCCAGGCCGCGCGCAGCGTCGCGAAGCACCTGACGTTCGGCCGGGCGGAAGGGGCGGACGTGCGCCTCACGGCGGTCCACACGCTGGGCCGCGACGGCATGGTGGCCACCGTGCGCTACCAGGGGAAGGACTGGCCGGTGCGCCTGCACTTCGTGGGGCCGCACAACGCGCAGAACGCGACGGCGGCGTTCGCGACGGCGCTGGCCCTGGGCTACTCCCCCGAGGAGTGCGTGAAGGGCCTGGAGTCCGCGCGTCCGTACGCGCGCAGGCTCAACATCGTGGATGGCAGGAACGGCATCACGGTGGTGGACGACTGCTACAACGCCAACCCGGCCTCCATGGAGGCCGCGCTCGTCACGCTGGGCACGCTGGTGCCGGAAGGCGGCCGGGCGGTGGCGGTGCTGGGCGACATGCTGGAGCTGGGCGCGGGCGAGGCGGAGGAGCATGCCCGGCTGGGCGAGCTCGTCGCGCGGCACGCGAAGCTGGTAGCGTTCTTCGGCCCCCGGTCCTCGGGCGGTCTGGGCAGCGCGGACATGGGAGATTCCGCCGCCCATTTCACCGAAGTGGAGCCATTGGTGGCGTGGTTGACGCCCCGGCTTTCGCCCGGTGACGTGGTGCTGGTGAAGGCCAGTCGCGGCATGCGATTGGAGCGCGTGGTGGCGGCCCTGACGGGCGCGGCACCCCCCGGAGGGAGTCACTAG